One genomic region from Lycorma delicatula isolate Av1 chromosome 1, ASM4794821v1, whole genome shotgun sequence encodes:
- the LOC142318095 gene encoding uncharacterized protein LOC142318095 has product MINHFAGLIYFRFTNRLKEAIQFIEKAYNRGMLTAGIDFVKLKYLENPKEYNPLPDLENIVQKFLQQDSYYSAIAHIASYYFFNLNDTIKAWKYVKKIITDKPDHYSLKMMNLPSIKTIKKVKTEIGHTTHYLQHRFLEFSFYI; this is encoded by the exons atgataaatcATTTTGCTGGTCTTATTTATTTCCGGTTTACCAAC AGGCTGAAAGAGGctattcaatttattgaaaaagctTATAACAGAGGGATGCTTACTGCTGGTATTGATTTTGTTAAACTAAAATACTTAGAGAATCCAAAAGAGTACAATCCTCTTCCGGACTTAGAAAATATAGTACAAAAATTCTTACAACAGGATAGTTATTATTCTGCAATAGCACATATAGCTTcatattatttcttcaatttgAATGATACAATAAAAGCTtggaaatatgttaaaaagattattactgaTAAACCAGACCACTACAGTTTGaag atgatgaATTTACCCTCAATAAAAACCATTAAGAAAGTAAAGACTGAAATTGGGCATACAACACATTATTTACAACACAGATTTTTAGAGTTCAgtttttatatctga